One part of the Malus sylvestris chromosome 2, drMalSylv7.2, whole genome shotgun sequence genome encodes these proteins:
- the LOC126597561 gene encoding notchless protein homolog: MTMEVEGGEGQGKTMLCLLTDPDGNPLGTPVNFPLNTEPQHLQQIVNQLRQNEERLPYAFYIADKELVESLGKFAEKNKISVEKVLHIVYQPQAVFRIRPVHRCSATIAGHTEAVLSVAFSPDGQQLASGSGDTTVRLWDLNTQTPLFTCTGHKNWVLAIAWSPDGKYLVSGSKAGELQCWDPRTGKPSGNPLIGHKKWITGISWEPVHLSAPCRRFVSAGKDGDARIWDVTLRKSVICLSGHTLAVTCVKWGGDGFIYTGSQDCTIKVWETTQGKLIRELKGHGHWVNSLTLSTEYVLRTGAFDHTGKQYSSPEEMKQAALERYNKMKGDSPERLVSGSDDFTMFLWEPFLKKQPKTRMTGHQQPINHVCFSPDGQWIASASFDRSVKLWNGTTGKFVAAFRGHVGPVYQISWSADSRLLVSGSKDSTLKVWDIKARALKLDLPGHADEVFAVDWSPDGQKVASGGKDRVLKLWMG, translated from the exons ATGACAATGGAAGTGGAAGGAGGAGAGGGGCAGGGGAAGACTATGTTGTGCCTTCTGACGGACCCAGATGGAAATCCATTAGGAACTCCGGTCAACTTTCCTCTAAACACTGAACCGCAACACCTTCAACAAATCGTCAATCAGCTTCGTCAAAAT GAGGAGAGGCTACCGTATGCTTTCTATATAGCAGATAAGGAACTTGTTGAGTCACTTGGAAAGTTTGCAGAGAAGAACAAAA TTTCTGTGGAGAAGGTGCTTCATATAGTTTATCAACCACAAGCTGTTTTCCGAATTCGGCCTGTTCATCGTTGCTCAGCAACAATTGCTG GTCACACAGAAGCTGTACTTTCAGTTGCTTTTAGTCCTGATGGCCAACAGTTGGCAAGTGGTTCTGGTGATACCACTGTCCGACTATGGGACCTTAATACTCAGACGCCGCTGTTCACATGTACAG GACATAAGAATTGGGTCCTTGCTATTGCATGGTCACCTGATGGTAAGTATCTTGTTAGTGGCAGCAAGGCTGGAGAACTTCAATGTTGGGATCCACGAACAGGGAAGCCATCAGGCAATCCACTTATT GGCCACAAGAAATGGATTACTGGAATCTCTTGGGAACCAGTCCACCTAAGTGCTCCATGTCGACGCTTTGTAAGTGCCGGCAAAGATGGTGATGCACGTATATGGGATGTTACGTTGAGGAAATCTGTTATATGTCTTAGTGGCCACACACTTGCAGTAACATGTGTAAAATGGGGTGGAGATGGTTTCATATATACAgg CTCCCAGGATTGTACTATCAAAGTCTGGGAGACCACACAAGGAAAACTAATTCGTGAACTGAAG GGTCATGGTCATTGGGTTAACTCTCTTACATTGAGTACTGAATATGTTCTTCGTACGGGAGCCTTTGATCACACTGGCAAGCAATATTCATCACCAGAGGAAATGAAGCAG GCAGCTTTGGAAAGATATAACAAAATGAAAGGCGATTCCCCTGAAAGATTGGTTTCTGGATCTGATGATTTCACAATGTTTTTATGGGAACCTTTTCTCAAGAAACAACCTAAAACTCGCATGACGGGTCACCAACAG CCTATAAACCACGTCTGCTTTTCACCTGATGGGCAATGGATAGCAAGTGCCTCATTTGATAGGTCTGTCAAGTTATGGAACGGTACTACCGGAAAATTTGTTGCAGCTTTCCGGGGCCATGTTGGCCCTGTCTACCAGATCAG CTGGTCAGCAGACAGCCGGCTACTTGTTAGTGGCAGCAAAGATTCCACTCTTAAG GTTTGGGATATCAAAGCACGGGCGCTAAAACTAGATCTTCCTGGCCATGCAGATGAG GTTTTTGCTGTCGATTGGAGTCCAGATGGTCAGAAGGTTGCTTCTGGTGGTAAAGATAGAGTTCTGAAGTTATGGATGGGCTAG
- the LOC126591582 gene encoding pentatricopeptide repeat-containing protein At3g53170 isoform X3: MERQLLYPTNLRVSTSTSLTGATYWTTFYSEHTHKPNPTIRCLRLSKRSSDPSLTKEQKNLSQLLRTDAAVRNIERKANSKKYNNLWPKAVLEALDEAIAANLWETALKIFGLLRKQHWYEPRCQTYTKVLMMLGKCRQPEQASLLFELMLSDGLKPTVDVYTALVSVYGKSGLLDKAFSTVDDMKSVSDCKPDVYTYSILINSCTKFNRPDLIDRVLAEMSYLGIRCNTVIYNTLIDGYGKAEMFELMEETLTNMIESGSCLPDVFTFNSFLSAYGNCGQIEKMEKWYDEFQLMGIRPDPKTFNILIKSYGKARMYEKMRSVMEFMKKRFFTPTIVTYNIVIEVFGKAGNIEKMDEYFRRMKHQGMKPNSITYCSLVSAYSKAGSISKVDSILRQVENSDVMLDTPFFNCIVSAYCRAGDLRKVSELFLAMKEKKCVPDLITFVTMIQAYNERGMNEAAQDLKNRMITTKENSEWEVRV, encoded by the exons ATGGAGCGTCAACTCCTTTATCCCACTAACCTGCGCGTCTCGACCTCAACCTCCTTAACCGGCGCCACATATTGGACGACGTTCTACTCTGAACACACCCACAAACCAAACCCAACAATCCGCTGCCTCCGTTTATCGAAACGGAGCTCCGACCCGTCTCTGACGAAGGAGCAGAAGAATCTGTCTCAACTCCTCCGAACGGACGCCGCCGTGAGAAACATTGAGAGGAAAGCCAACTCCAAGAAGTACAACAACCTTTGGCCCAAGGCCGTTTTGGAGGCTCTGGACGAGGCTATTGCAGCCAATCTCTGGGAAACTGCTCTCAAG ATTTTTGGTCTACTTCGTAAGCAGCACTGGTATGAGCCGAGATGCCAAACGTACACCAAGGTGCTGATGATGCTTGGCAAGTGCAGGCAACCTGAGCAGGCCAGCTTGCTTTTTGAGCTCATGTTGAGTGATGGGCTCAAACCTACTGTTGATGTCTACACAGCTCTTGTTAGTGTTTATGGCAAAAGTGGCCTCCTTGACAAGGCATTCTCTACCGTCGATGATATGAAGTCAGTTTCTGACTGCAAACCAGACGTATATACATATTCTATTCTTATTAATTCCTGCACCAAGTTCAATCGTCCTGAC CTGATTGACCGCGTTCTTGCTGAGATGTCGTACCTGGGGATTAGATGCAACACAGTCATATACAATACCCTAATTGATGGATATGGTAAGGCTGAAATGTTTGAACTGATGGAGGAAACGTTGACAAATATGATTGAAAGTGGCAGCTGCCTTCCTGATGTTTTCACTTTCAATTCTTTTCTCAGTGCTTATGGGAATTGTGGGCAGAtagagaagatggagaagtGGTATGATGAATTTCAGCTAATGGGAATAAGGCCAGACCCTAAGACATTCAATATCCTGATTAAATCATACGGGAAGGCAAGAATGTACGAAAAGATGAGATCTGTTATGGAATTTATGAAGAAAAGGTTTTTCACCCCAACTATTGTTACTTATAATATTGTAATTGAGGTATTCGGTAAAGCTGGAAATATTGAGAAGATGGACGAATACTTCCGAAGAATGAAGCATCAAGGAATGAAGCCCAACTCTATCACCTATTGTTCTCTTGTTAGTGCGTATAGCAAAGCTGGGAGTATAAGTAAAGTTGATTCCATTTTGAGGCAAGTAGAGAATTCGGATGTCATGTTAGATACACCTTTTTTCAACTGTATTGTTAGTGCTTATTGTCGGGCTGGTGACCTAAGAAAGGTGAGCGAACTGTTTTTAGCAATGAAAGAGAAAAAATGTGTGCCTGATCTTATCACATTTGTTACCATGATCCAAGCCTACAATGAACGAGGCATGAATGAGGCTGCTCAAGACTTGAAAAATAGGATGATTACCACCAAGGAAAATTCAG AATGGGAGGTGAGAGTATAG
- the LOC126591582 gene encoding pentatricopeptide repeat-containing protein At3g53170 isoform X2: protein MERQLLYPTNLRVSTSTSLTGATYWTTFYSEHTHKPNPTIRCLRLSKRSSDPSLTKEQKNLSQLLRTDAAVRNIERKANSKKYNNLWPKAVLEALDEAIAANLWETALKIFGLLRKQHWYEPRCQTYTKVLMMLGKCRQPEQASLLFELMLSDGLKPTVDVYTALVSVYGKSGLLDKAFSTVDDMKSVSDCKPDVYTYSILINSCTKFNRPDLIEQVLAEMSYLGIGCNTVIYNTLIDGYGKAEMFELMEETLTNMIESGSCLPDVFTFNSFLSAYGNCGQIENMEKWYDEFQLMGIRPDPKTFNILIKSYGKARMYEKMRSVMEFMKKRFFTPTIVTYNIVIEVFGKAGNSEKMDEYFRRMKHQGMKPNSITYCSLVSAYSKAGSISKVDSILRQVENSDVMLDTPFFNCIISAYCRAGDLRKVSELFLAMKEKKCVPDHITYATMIQAYNERGMNEAAQDLKNRMITTKENSGTRLIGC from the exons ATGGAGCGTCAACTCCTTTATCCCACTAACCTGCGCGTCTCGACCTCAACCTCCTTAACCGGCGCCACATATTGGACGACGTTCTACTCTGAACACACCCACAAACCAAACCCAACAATCCGCTGCCTCCGTTTATCGAAACGGAGCTCCGACCCGTCTCTGACGAAGGAGCAGAAGAATCTGTCTCAACTCCTCCGAACGGACGCCGCCGTGAGAAACATTGAGAGGAAAGCCAACTCCAAGAAGTACAACAACCTTTGGCCCAAGGCCGTTTTGGAGGCTCTGGACGAGGCTATTGCAGCCAATCTCTGGGAAACTGCTCTCAAG ATTTTTGGTCTACTTCGTAAGCAGCACTGGTATGAGCCGAGATGCCAAACGTACACCAAGGTGCTGATGATGCTTGGCAAGTGCAGGCAACCTGAGCAGGCCAGCTTGCTTTTTGAGCTCATGTTGAGTGATGGGCTCAAACCTACTGTTGATGTCTACACAGCTCTTGTTAGTGTTTATGGCAAAAGTGGCCTCCTTGACAAGGCATTCTCTACCGTCGATGATATGAAGTCAGTTTCTGACTGCAAACCAGACGTATATACATATTCTATTCTTATTAATTCCTGCACCAAGTTCAATCGTCCTGACCTGATTGAACAAGTTCTTGCTGAGATGTCGTACCTGGGGATTGGATGCAACACAGTCATATACAATACCCTAATTGATGGATATGGTAAGGCTGAAATGTTTGAACTGATGGAGGAAACGTTGACAAATATGATTGAAAGTGGCAGCTGCCTTCCTGATGTTTTCACTTTCAATTCGTTTCTCAGTGCTTATGGGAATTGTGGGCAGATAGAGAACATGGAGAAGTGGTATGATGAATTTCAGCTGATGGGAATAAGGCCAGACCCTAAGACATTCAATATCCTGATTAAATCATACGGGAAGGCAAGAATGTACGAAAAGATGAGATCTGTTATGGAATTTATGAAGAAAAGGTTTTTCACCCCAACTATTGTTACTTATAATATTGTAATTGAGGTATTCGGTAAAGCTGGAAATAGTGAGAAGATGGACGAATACTTCCGAAGAATGAAGCATCAAGGAATGAAGCCCAACTCTATCACCTATTGTTCTCTTGTTAGTGCGTATAGCAAAGCTGGGAGTATAAGTAAAGTTGATTCCATTTTGAGGCAAGTAGAGAATTCGGATGTCATGTTAGATACACCTTTTTTCAACTGTATTATTAGTGCTTATTGTCGGGCTGGTGACCTAAGAAAGGTGAGCGAACTGTTTTTAGCAATGAAAGAGAAAAAATGTGTGCCTGATCATATCACATATGCTACCATGATCCAAGCCTACAATGAACGAGGCATGAATGAGGCTGCTCAAGACTTGAAAAATAGGATGATTACCACCAAGGAAAATTCAG GCACAAGGTTGATTGGATGCTAG
- the LOC126591582 gene encoding pentatricopeptide repeat-containing protein At3g53170 isoform X1, translating to MERQLLYPTNLRVSTSTSLTGATYWTTFYSEHTHKPNPTIRCLRLSKRSSDPSLTKEQKNLSQLLRTDAAVRNIERKANSKKYNNLWPKAVLEALDEAIAANLWETALKIFGLLRKQHWYEPRCQTYTKVLMMLGKCRQPEQASLLFELMLSDGLKPTVDVYTALVSVYGKSGLLDKAFSTVDDMKSVSDCKPDVYTYSILINSCTKFNRPDLIDRVLAEMSYLGIRCNTVIYNTLIDGYGKAEMFELMEETLTNMIESGSCLPDVFTFNSFLSAYGNCGQIEKMEKWYDEFQLMGIRPDPKTFNILIKSYGKARMYEKMRSVMEFMKKRFFTPTIVTYNIVIEVFGKAGNIEKMDEYFRRMKHQGMKPNSITYCSLVSAYSKAGSISKVDSILRQVENSDVMLDTPFFNCIVSAYCRAGDLRKVSELFLAMKEKKCVPDLITFVTMIQAYNERGMNEAAQDLKNRMITTKENSGTRLIGC from the exons ATGGAGCGTCAACTCCTTTATCCCACTAACCTGCGCGTCTCGACCTCAACCTCCTTAACCGGCGCCACATATTGGACGACGTTCTACTCTGAACACACCCACAAACCAAACCCAACAATCCGCTGCCTCCGTTTATCGAAACGGAGCTCCGACCCGTCTCTGACGAAGGAGCAGAAGAATCTGTCTCAACTCCTCCGAACGGACGCCGCCGTGAGAAACATTGAGAGGAAAGCCAACTCCAAGAAGTACAACAACCTTTGGCCCAAGGCCGTTTTGGAGGCTCTGGACGAGGCTATTGCAGCCAATCTCTGGGAAACTGCTCTCAAG ATTTTTGGTCTACTTCGTAAGCAGCACTGGTATGAGCCGAGATGCCAAACGTACACCAAGGTGCTGATGATGCTTGGCAAGTGCAGGCAACCTGAGCAGGCCAGCTTGCTTTTTGAGCTCATGTTGAGTGATGGGCTCAAACCTACTGTTGATGTCTACACAGCTCTTGTTAGTGTTTATGGCAAAAGTGGCCTCCTTGACAAGGCATTCTCTACCGTCGATGATATGAAGTCAGTTTCTGACTGCAAACCAGACGTATATACATATTCTATTCTTATTAATTCCTGCACCAAGTTCAATCGTCCTGAC CTGATTGACCGCGTTCTTGCTGAGATGTCGTACCTGGGGATTAGATGCAACACAGTCATATACAATACCCTAATTGATGGATATGGTAAGGCTGAAATGTTTGAACTGATGGAGGAAACGTTGACAAATATGATTGAAAGTGGCAGCTGCCTTCCTGATGTTTTCACTTTCAATTCTTTTCTCAGTGCTTATGGGAATTGTGGGCAGAtagagaagatggagaagtGGTATGATGAATTTCAGCTAATGGGAATAAGGCCAGACCCTAAGACATTCAATATCCTGATTAAATCATACGGGAAGGCAAGAATGTACGAAAAGATGAGATCTGTTATGGAATTTATGAAGAAAAGGTTTTTCACCCCAACTATTGTTACTTATAATATTGTAATTGAGGTATTCGGTAAAGCTGGAAATATTGAGAAGATGGACGAATACTTCCGAAGAATGAAGCATCAAGGAATGAAGCCCAACTCTATCACCTATTGTTCTCTTGTTAGTGCGTATAGCAAAGCTGGGAGTATAAGTAAAGTTGATTCCATTTTGAGGCAAGTAGAGAATTCGGATGTCATGTTAGATACACCTTTTTTCAACTGTATTGTTAGTGCTTATTGTCGGGCTGGTGACCTAAGAAAGGTGAGCGAACTGTTTTTAGCAATGAAAGAGAAAAAATGTGTGCCTGATCTTATCACATTTGTTACCATGATCCAAGCCTACAATGAACGAGGCATGAATGAGGCTGCTCAAGACTTGAAAAATAGGATGATTACCACCAAGGAAAATTCAG GCACAAGGTTGATTGGATGCTAG
- the LOC126597533 gene encoding pentatricopeptide repeat-containing protein At3g46790, chloroplastic gives MAALAHALLSVPSRCGLCRAVNPKDNYKLCVWGFSRAIARYGISISSVSTRKTDGGNLTGPWALNAADALIVVHNATARTTVEIPVTCYQLIGVPEQAEKDVVVEAVIDLKSAKIDEGYTMHAIKSRKDLLMNVREKLIFEPEYAGSKKENIPPKSSLHIPWAWLPAALCLLQEVGEVKLVQDIGQAAVQHPDAKPYTHDLLLSMALAECATAKIGFEKTKVSQGFEALARAQCLLRSKKSLEKISLLSQIDKAKAICECLIASKGSDLKLEEAFSLFLLGQGSEAAIVEKLQKLEVDKNKLIQSLCKQGNLKQALQFLPHEPNPFQQTYELLLLSCTHHKSLSDGLEVHRHIVDGGWDQDPFLATKLIEMYSALDSIDNAREVFDKTRKRTIYMWNALFRALTLAGHGTEVLDLYRQMNTVGISSDRFTYTYVLKACVVSECLSSLLQKGKEIHGHILKNGYGAHVHVMTTLLDMYARFGCVFYASSVFDQMQIRNVVSWSAMIACYAKNGRPYEALELFREMILDAQDLFPNPVTMVSVLQACAALTALEQGRFIHGYILRRGLDSILPVMSALITMYARCGKLDLGERVFSLMNKKDVVSWNSLISSYGIHGNGKKAIQIFEDMINHGVSPSRISFVSVLGACSHAGLVEEGKILFNSMVKEHGLYPSVEHYACMVDLLGRANRLDEAAKVIDNMRIEPGAKVWGALLGSCRIHCNVELAERASRRLFELEPRNAGNYVLLADIYAEAKLWDDVKRVKKHLEARELQKIPGRSWIEVKRKIYSFISVDEFNPQMEQLHALLAELSAEMKDQGYKPQTKVVLYDLDEEEKERIVLGHSEKLAVAFGLINTKRGETIRISKNLRLCEDCHSVTKFISKFANREILVRDVNRFHHFRDGVCSCGDYW, from the exons ATGGCTGCACTGGCTCACGCCCTGCTCAGCGTTCCATCCCGTTGTGGTCTTTGCCGCGCCGTTAATCCCAAGGACAATTACAAGCTCTGCGTTTGGGGGTTTTCCAGAGCAATTGCTCGCTATGGAATCTCCATTTCTAGTGTTTCCACGAGGAAGACAGATGGTGGTAATCTCACCGGCCCTTGGGCACTGAATGCAGCTGACGCCCTCATCGTCGTCCACAATGCTACAGCTCGCACCACTGTCGAAATCCCCGTTACCTGTTATCAG CTTATTGGTGTTCCTGAACAAGCTGAAAAAGATGTGGTTGTTGAAGCAGTAATTGATTTGAAGAGTGCTAAAATTGATGAAGGTTACACCATGCATGCTATTAAATCTCGCAAG GACCTTCTAATGAACGTGAGAGAGAAGCTTATCTTTGAACCAGAATATGCTGGTAGTAAAAAGGAAAATATCCCGCCTAAATCCTCTCTTCATATCCCTTGGGCATGGCTGCCAGCTGCTCTTTGCCTCCTTCAAGAG GTTGGGGAAGTAAAGCTTGTGCAAGATATTGGTCAGGCAGCTGTTCAACATCCAGATGCTAAGCCGTATACTCACGATCTTCTTCTTTCTATGGCACTAGCTGAG TGTGCAACTGCAAAGATTGGTTTTGAGAAGACCAAGGTGTCCCAAGGATTTGAAGCTCTTGCTCGTGCTCAGTGTCTTCTAAGGAGTAAAAAATCTCTTGAGAAAATATCATTGTTATCTCAG ATCGACAAAGCTAAAGCTATATGTGAGTGTCTGATTGCATCAAAAGGTTCTGATCTGAAACTTGAGGAAGCTTTTTCTCTGTTCCTTCTTGGTCAG GGTAGTGAGGCTGCAATTGTTGAGAAGCTTCAGAAGCTTGAAGTGGACAAAAATAAGTTAATACAATCTCTATGTAAACAAGGCAACCTCAAACAAGCCCTGCAGTTCCTTCCACACGAGCCTAACCCCTTCCAACAGACCTATGAGCTCTTACTACTCTCTTGCACTCACCATAAGTCTCTCTCTGATGGGCTTGAGGTGCATCGTCACATTGTTGATGGTGGGTGGGACCAAGACCCTTTCCTGGCCACCAAACTCATAGAGATGTACTCAGCATTGGACTCTATTGATAATGCACGTGAAGTGTTTGATAAAACTCGTAAAAGAACTATTTATATGTGGAATGCACTCTTCAGAGCTCTTACATTGGCAGGTCATGGAACTGAGGTGCTAGATTTGTATCGACAAATGAATACAGTTGGGATTTCGTCAGATCGGTTTACATATACATATGTACTCAAAGCTTGTGTTGTTTCTGAGTGTTTGAGTTCACTCCTACAGAAGGGGAAGGAGATTCATGGACATATTTTGAAGAACGGATATGGGGCACATGTTCATGTTATGACCACTTTGTTGGATATGTATGCGAGGTTTGGGTGTGTTTTTTATGCTAGTAGTGTATTTGATCAGATGCAGATTAGAAATGTGGTTTCATGGAGTGCTATGATTGCATGCTATGCAAAGAATGGGAGGCCTTATGAAGCCTTGGAACTGTTTCGGGAAATGATACTTGATGCCCAAGATTTGTTTCCCAATCCTGTCACAATGGTTAGTGTGCTTCAAGCTTGTGCAGCTCTGACTGCTTTGGAGCAGGGGAGGTTCATTCATGGATATATCCTCAGAAGGGGTCTTGATTCAATCCTTCCAGTTATGAGTGCTCTTATCACAATGTATGCGAGATGCGGTAAGCTTGACTTGGGGGAACGAGTTTTCAGTTTGATGAATAAGAAGGATGTTGTTTCATGGAATTCCTTGATTTCTAGTTATGGCATTCATGGAAACGGAAAAAAGGCAATTCAAATTTTTGAAGACATGATCAATCATGGAGTTTCACCAAGTCGCATTTCATTCGTTAGTGTCTTGGGGGCTTGTAGTCACGCAGGTCTTGTTGAAGAGGGGAAGATATTATTTAATTCTATGGTTAAGGAACATGGATTATATCCCAGTGTTGAGCACTATGCTTGTATGGTGGATCTTCTCGGTCGTGCCAATCGGTTAGATGAAGCAGCTAAAGTAATAGATAATATGCGGATTGAGCCAGGAGCTAAAGTTTGGGGTGCTCTTCTTGGATCATGTAGAATACATTGTAACGTTGAGCTGGCAGAGAGAGCAAGCAGAAGGCTATTTGAGCTTGAGCCTAGGAATGCTGGGAACTATGTACTTCTAGCTGATATTTATGCTGAAGCCAAGTTGTGGGACGATGTAAAAAGAGTGAAGAAGCATTTAGAAGCTCGAGAACTCCAAAAGATCCCAGGTCGGAGTTGGATTGAAGTTAAAAGGAAGATATATTCATTCATTTCCGTTGATGAGTTTAACCCACAGATGGAGCAGCTCCATGCATTGTTGGCTGAATTGTCAGCAGAGATGAAGGATCAAGGATATAAGCCGCAGACCAAAGTTGTCCTCTATGATCTCGATGAGGAAGAGAAGGAACGAATAGTGTTAGGCCATAGTGAAAAGTTAGCGGTTGCATTTGGACTCATAAATACCAAAAGAGGGGAAACTATTAGGATTTCCAAGAACTTAAGGTTATGTGAAGATTGTCACTCTGTTACGAAGTTCATTTCCAAATTCGCCAATAGAGAGATTCTGGTTCGAGATGTGAATCGGTTTCACCATTTTCGTGACGGGGTTTGTTCATGTGGAGATTATTGGTAG
- the LOC126591582 gene encoding pentatricopeptide repeat-containing protein At3g53170 isoform X4, whose amino-acid sequence MERQLLYPTNLRVSTSTSLTGATYWTTFYSEHTHKPNPTIRCLRLSKRSSDPSLTKEQKNLSQLLRTDAAVRNIERKANSKKYNNLWPKAVLEALDEAIAANLWETALKIFGLLRKQHWYEPRCQTYTKVLMMLGKCRQPEQASLLFELMLSDGLKPTVDVYTALVSVYGKSGLLDKAFSTVDDMKSVSDCKPDVYTYSILINSCTKFNRPDLIEQVLAEMSYLGIGCNTVIYNTLIDGYGKAEMFELMEETLTNMIESGSCLPDVFTFNSFLSAYGNCGQIENMEKWYDEFQLMGIRPDPKTFNILIKSYGKARMYEKMRSVMEFMKKRFFTPTIVTYNIVIEVFGKAGNSEKMDEYFRRMKHQGMKPNSITYCSLVSAYSKAGSISKVDSILRQVENSDVMLDTPFFNCIISAYCRAGDLRKVSELFLAMKEKKCVPDHITYATMIQAYNERGMNEAAQDLKNRMITTKENSEWEVRV is encoded by the exons ATGGAGCGTCAACTCCTTTATCCCACTAACCTGCGCGTCTCGACCTCAACCTCCTTAACCGGCGCCACATATTGGACGACGTTCTACTCTGAACACACCCACAAACCAAACCCAACAATCCGCTGCCTCCGTTTATCGAAACGGAGCTCCGACCCGTCTCTGACGAAGGAGCAGAAGAATCTGTCTCAACTCCTCCGAACGGACGCCGCCGTGAGAAACATTGAGAGGAAAGCCAACTCCAAGAAGTACAACAACCTTTGGCCCAAGGCCGTTTTGGAGGCTCTGGACGAGGCTATTGCAGCCAATCTCTGGGAAACTGCTCTCAAG ATTTTTGGTCTACTTCGTAAGCAGCACTGGTATGAGCCGAGATGCCAAACGTACACCAAGGTGCTGATGATGCTTGGCAAGTGCAGGCAACCTGAGCAGGCCAGCTTGCTTTTTGAGCTCATGTTGAGTGATGGGCTCAAACCTACTGTTGATGTCTACACAGCTCTTGTTAGTGTTTATGGCAAAAGTGGCCTCCTTGACAAGGCATTCTCTACCGTCGATGATATGAAGTCAGTTTCTGACTGCAAACCAGACGTATATACATATTCTATTCTTATTAATTCCTGCACCAAGTTCAATCGTCCTGACCTGATTGAACAAGTTCTTGCTGAGATGTCGTACCTGGGGATTGGATGCAACACAGTCATATACAATACCCTAATTGATGGATATGGTAAGGCTGAAATGTTTGAACTGATGGAGGAAACGTTGACAAATATGATTGAAAGTGGCAGCTGCCTTCCTGATGTTTTCACTTTCAATTCGTTTCTCAGTGCTTATGGGAATTGTGGGCAGATAGAGAACATGGAGAAGTGGTATGATGAATTTCAGCTGATGGGAATAAGGCCAGACCCTAAGACATTCAATATCCTGATTAAATCATACGGGAAGGCAAGAATGTACGAAAAGATGAGATCTGTTATGGAATTTATGAAGAAAAGGTTTTTCACCCCAACTATTGTTACTTATAATATTGTAATTGAGGTATTCGGTAAAGCTGGAAATAGTGAGAAGATGGACGAATACTTCCGAAGAATGAAGCATCAAGGAATGAAGCCCAACTCTATCACCTATTGTTCTCTTGTTAGTGCGTATAGCAAAGCTGGGAGTATAAGTAAAGTTGATTCCATTTTGAGGCAAGTAGAGAATTCGGATGTCATGTTAGATACACCTTTTTTCAACTGTATTATTAGTGCTTATTGTCGGGCTGGTGACCTAAGAAAGGTGAGCGAACTGTTTTTAGCAATGAAAGAGAAAAAATGTGTGCCTGATCATATCACATATGCTACCATGATCCAAGCCTACAATGAACGAGGCATGAATGAGGCTGCTCAAGACTTGAAAAATAGGATGATTACCACCAAGGAAAATTCAG AATGGGAGGTGAGAGTATAG